CTCAGGGCCTCCCGCGAGTACGGATACGTCCCCTCGTCGTGCGGATAGTCGCTGCCCCACATGATCTTGTCGATGCCGATCCGGTCGCGCAGCGGCACCTCGTGCGGGCGCATGAAGCTGGCGCCGACGAAGCAGTTGTCGCGCCAGACCTCGGAGGGCGCGTTGCCCATGCGGGCGGCCAGGCCCGCGCCGAACTTGGACTCCGCCGTGGACGCCCGCGTCGCGGCGGCGACCAGGCGCCCGTGGTAGTAGTCCAGCATCTCCAGCACACCCGGGATCCACCCAGACCCCTGTTCGGTGAGCACGAGCCTCAGCTGCGGGTGACGGCGGAAGGCGCCGCCGAACACCAGGTGCCACAGCGCCCGGTGCGAGAACCAGGTCGTCTCCACCATGAAGACCGCGCGCGCCGCCGGTTCCTCGCCGAGCGGCGGGGAGGCCGAGCCCGCGTGGTGGTTGACGGGGACGCCGAGCTCCGCGCAGACGGCCCAGATGGGGTCGTACGTCGACGAGTAGAGTTCCGGGAGACCGCTGCCCGGCGGTGTGCCCGGCAGCAGCAGGCCGCCCTTGAGGCCCGCCGCGACGGATCGCCGGATCTCCTTCACCGCCTCCTCGACGTCGTTGAGCAGGATCTGGAAGACGCCCGCCCGCCGCCCCGGGGCCGCCGCGCAGAAGTCCGCCAGCCAGCGATTGTGGGCGCGCAGACCGGCCCAGCGGTGCTCGAACTCCCCGGCGTCCGGGGCGGGCGCCATGAGCGAGCCGGACGGGAAGAACGGCGGGATGGTGTTGGGGAACACCACCTCCGCGACGATCCCGTCCTCCTCCAGCTCC
Above is a window of Streptomyces sp. NBC_00490 DNA encoding:
- a CDS encoding amidohydrolase family protein; this encodes MTDRYTVISADCHAGADLLDYKPYLERRYHDEFDAWAATYVNPYEDLLADTADKNWNSERRLAELEEDGIVAEVVFPNTIPPFFPSGSLMAPAPDAGEFEHRWAGLRAHNRWLADFCAAAPGRRAGVFQILLNDVEEAVKEIRRSVAAGLKGGLLLPGTPPGSGLPELYSSTYDPIWAVCAELGVPVNHHAGSASPPLGEEPAARAVFMVETTWFSHRALWHLVFGGAFRRHPQLRLVLTEQGSGWIPGVLEMLDYYHGRLVAAATRASTAESKFGAGLAARMGNAPSEVWRDNCFVGASFMRPHEVPLRDRIGIDKIMWGSDYPHDEGTYPYSREALRFAYARVPREEVAAMVGGNAARVYGFDLDLLDPIAAKVGPTVEEIAEPLTEPPADATSPVFAKGASVRVW